The following proteins come from a genomic window of Venturia canescens isolate UGA chromosome 4, ASM1945775v1, whole genome shotgun sequence:
- the LOC122409646 gene encoding dynein axonemal intermediate chain 3-like — translation MPGIARINLTPLTQKIIGCVIGENVTTEYPWVYVKKEDIEDNLDLHDESSDFLPVRDHISLYPDKNILIGYSPTSDDEGQFYICLTEAGRDAVIKSIEALRIDQENRVRNAVYKIPRTWQDLGSGQEVDDAIVKNTRPLFEIEVETTLDLLKVPIKLTDRNADDQRDGYVELLPYRQSFDNVTKKIASKGIQTGLALRENNAQTTPTMLVNSWFQYRYDHKPINPNTYDEEKKSAMKKFLDKYTDDLCDEASQNATWDIYTDDCSKLVRRVRDTLAPIPIAYTEHQSYYDGKLTNDRVINDLCWHPFWTGVAVAAYTEYCKSDRLTGLSSLAEVLPSTEMENQVLVWSFNDCLTPKLILECSREVTAISICPLDGNVVVGGCTSGQIAIWTIPGKIEEVETIVINTAAQVKYRTALKPLMSWMKGFANSSIIQAAAMSSMRYSQRGPITQIVWFPAYNRIDKNGRIESLPEDTAREELSWQFATSSEDGTIAFWDLRLQPPEEKEKTGSRNKKKRKTIKRPEALLQSISPFKSFDGLFRPFYMLEVRRPGEEKPVVITTMSIHNPILEKKLDNPKPNPKDDNVGVRKYYKLENFKPDYDLEPFIFIGTVDGYVARLSWEGYEFSTGVFVNHETSKFEWQNSIHDGPVTHAVRSKYLKDVILTVGGNIFAVWREDFEEPVIWKKCKVRYTACCWGTFRPTVVILARVDGTAEIWDFIVKTHEPSFTQGLSGRIITGIYTHELYLNPQCVAFCDYNGTLRVFTAPPDLLTFDAGDIKWMRKYVDREIDRIRQFKRWQMSKNEANLDAAEKRKREADIEAEKKQREAEAKVKIPMDQMNTEKLERTPKKSDRSGKFLEDARLQWKAMVLERMQRVILEKKGLREDVLERRRAPYLKLRQDAKKKKRKIREIMQLQDQIFEETMAFLFPEQYYYDRPETKIIQLPEIDETDDTTLTLKKVLEELPKARFKNPEEQIIYDFMETQSEALAEMRANPYEPDFDWRKVLSEGKMRRKSMDVALKWNAEQNEPHWTDETQ, via the exons ATGCCAGGAATAGCAAGAATCAATCTGACGCCTCTGACCCAAAAGATTATTGGTTGTGTCATCGGGGAAAACGTAACGACCGAATATCCATGGGTATACGTTAAAAAAGAGGACATCGAAGACAATTTAGATCTCCACGATGAAAGCAGTGATTTTTTGCCGGTCCGCGATCACATCAGCCTTTATCCGGATAAAAATATCCTCATCGGTTACTCGCCAACTTCCGACGATGAaggacaattttatatttgtcTTACGGAAGCCGGAAGAGACGCGGTCATTAAAAGCATCGAGGCATTGAGAATCGATCAGGAGAATCGAGTACGAAACGCCGTTTATAAAATACCTCGCACATGGCAGGACCTCGGGAGTGGCCAAGAGGTTGACGACGCCATAGTCAAGAATACGAGGCCATTATTCGAAATTGAG GTGGAAACGACGTTGGATTTACTGAAGGTTCCGATCAAGCTAACCGATCGTAACGCCGACGATCAACGAGACGGCTACGTCGAACTCTTGCCTTATCGACAGAGCTTCGATAACGTGACAAAGAAAATCGCGTCAAAGGGCATACAGACAGGACTTGCACTGCGTGAAAACAATGCCCAGACCACACCGACGATGCTCGTCAATTCGTGGTTTCAATATCGTTACGACCACAAACCTATTAACCCGAATACCTacgacgaggagaaaaaatctgcgatgaaaaaattcctcgACAAGTACACCGACGATTTGTGCGACGAG GCTTCACAAAATGCCACTTGGGACATTTACACGGACGATTGTTCCAAACTGGTTCGTCGTGTGAGAGACACTTTGGCCCCCATACCCATCGCTTATACCGAGCACCAAAGTTATTACGATGGAAAATTAACCAACGACAGAGTCATCAATGACCTCTGCTGGCATCCATTCTGGACGGGTGTCGCTGTGGCTGCTTACACAGAATATTGCAAAAGCGATCGTCTCACTGGGCTTTCGTCCCTCGCCGAG GTATTACCATCGACGGAAATGGAAAACCAAGTGCTCGTTTGGTCGTTCAACGATTGCTTGACACCCAAATTGATACTAGAATGCTCTCGAGAAGTCACCGCAATTTCTATTTGTCCTCTCGATGGAAATGTCGTTGTGGGAGGATGCACCAGTGGTCAA ATTGCTATTTGGACGATACCCGGTAAGATCGAAGAAGTGGAAACGATCGTGATAAATACAGCGGCGCAGGTCAAGTATCGAACAGCGTTGAAACCGTTGATGTCGTGGATGAAAGGATTTGCGAATTCGTCGATAATTCAAGCAGCCGCAATGTCATCGATGCGATACAGTCAGAGAGGGCCGATAACGCAAATAGTTTGGTTTCCGGCGTACAACAGAATCGATAAAAACGGTAGAATCGAAAGTTTGCCAGAGGACACGGCGAGGGAAGAGCTGAGTTGGCAATTTGCAACGTCGAGTGAAGACGGGACCATAGCGTTCTGGGATTTGAG GTTGCAGCCTCCtgaggagaaggagaaaacTGGGAgccgaaataagaaaaaaagaaaaactatcAAGCGTCCGGAAGCTCTTCTCCAATCGATTTCTCCCTTCAAATCCTTTGACGGTCTTTTTCGTCCTTTCTATATGCTCGAGGTACGACGTCCGGGCGAGGAAAAACCCGTTGTCATCACGACCATGAGCATTCACAATCccatattagaaaaaaaattggacaatcCAAAACCAAATCCCAAAGACGATAATGTTGGTGTTAGAAAATATTACAAATTAGAAAACTTCAAACCGGATTACGATCTCGAAcctttcattttcatcggtACGGTCGACGGCTACGTTGCGCGTTTGTCGTGGGAgggttacgaattttcaacaGGTGTATTCGTCAACCACGAGACCTCGAAATTTGAGTGGCAAAATAGTATTCACGATGGGCCTGTTACCCACGCTGTTAGATCGAAATATCTCAAAGACGTCATTCTCACCGTTGGTGGCAATATTTTTGCGGTTTGGCGTGaagattttgaagaaccagTTATTTGGAAAAAGTGCAAAGTCAG ATATACTGCCTGTTGCTGGGGCACTTTCAGGCCTACGGTTGTAATATTGGCACGGGTCGACGGAACTGCCGAGATTTGGGACTTTATCGTCAAGACTCACGAGCCAAGTTTCACTCAGGGTCTATCGGGTCGTATTATAACCGGCATATACACTCACGAGCTTTATCTGAATCCTCAATGCGTCGCTTTCTGCGACTATAACGGTACGCTCAGAGTTTTCACCGCACCGCCCGATCTCCTCACCTTTGATGCTGGCGACATTAAGTGGATGAGAAAATACGTCGACCGGGAAATCGACAGA ATTCGTCAGTTCAAACGGTGGcaaatgtcaaaaaatgagGCGAATCTTGACgccgctgaaaaacgaaaaagggaGGCTGATATCGAGGCTGAAAAGAAGCAGCGTGAAGCAGAAGCAAAAGTCAAAATTCCGATGGACCAAATGAACACGGAGAAGCTCGAAAGGACTccgaaaaaa AGTGACAGGTCCGGTAAATTTTTAGAAGACGCTCGACTCCAATGGAAAGCAATGGTGCTCGAGCGTATGCAAAGAGTTATACTTGAAAAGAAAGGTCTCCGAGAAGACGTTCTCGAGAGACGAAGAGCTCCGTATTTGAAGTTACGACAGGacgcgaagaagaagaaaagaaaaatacgtgAGATAATGCAACTGCAAGATCAAATATTCGAGGAGACAATGGCATTTTTGTTCCCCGAACAGTATTATTACGACCGTCCAGAAACGAAAATTATTCAGCTGccagaaattgatgaaacggACGACACAACGCTCACTTTGAAGAAAGTGCTCGAAGAGTTGCCGAAG GCGAGATTCAAGAATCCTGAGGAGCAAATAATATACGATTTTATGGAGACGCAGAGCGAGGCATTGGCAGAAATGAGGGCGAATCCGTATGAGCCGGATTTCGACTGGCGCAAAGTGCTGAGCGAGGGTAAAATGCGAAGAAAATCAATGGACGTCGCGTTGAAATGGAACGCGGAACAAAACGAGCCGCATTGGACTGATGAAACACAATAA